A single genomic interval of uncultured Sphaerochaeta sp. harbors:
- a CDS encoding pyridoxal phosphate-dependent aminotransferase: protein MHMSHRISAFQCSPIRRLSPYARDAVNRGIKVYHLNIGQPDIKTPPQVIEAVQNYDQSIIAYGNSEGMQELREALPAYYAKYGLNVDTEDILITTGGSEALQFAFMTLCDPYDEIIIPEPYYTNVSSFAHSAMVDLVPVTSNMEEEFSLPDISAFEQKISRKTGAILLCSPNNPTGHVYTKDELLQLLNLCKKHDIFLIVDEVYREFCYDGKEFTSVLSFEEFSDRVICVDSFSKRYSMCGARIGALVSKNKEVLENALKLSQARLCPPDIEQVAALAALSTDDSYLREVKIEYEKRRDFIVDALQKIDGVKVSNPKGAFYLVAELPVDDAESFATFMLRDFNLNGETVMVAPCEDFYVTKGLGHRQVRIAYVLNTDDLARAAACIEAGLAAYRAQM from the coding sequence ATGCACATGTCACATAGGATCTCTGCCTTTCAATGCTCTCCCATTCGTCGTCTCTCCCCATACGCTCGCGATGCAGTGAACAGGGGAATCAAGGTCTATCATCTGAATATCGGACAACCTGATATAAAAACCCCTCCCCAGGTTATCGAGGCAGTTCAAAATTATGACCAGAGTATTATTGCCTATGGAAATAGTGAGGGAATGCAAGAACTTCGTGAAGCCCTCCCTGCCTATTATGCAAAGTATGGTCTTAATGTTGATACAGAGGATATTCTTATCACGACCGGGGGGAGTGAAGCCCTTCAGTTTGCATTCATGACCCTTTGTGATCCGTATGATGAGATTATCATTCCTGAACCATATTATACCAATGTTTCCTCCTTCGCTCACTCTGCCATGGTTGATCTGGTCCCTGTTACCAGCAATATGGAGGAGGAGTTCTCCCTTCCCGATATCAGTGCGTTTGAGCAGAAGATTTCCAGGAAGACTGGGGCAATTCTTCTGTGTAGTCCCAATAATCCCACTGGACATGTCTATACGAAGGATGAGCTGTTGCAGCTTCTGAATCTCTGCAAGAAGCATGATATTTTCCTGATCGTCGATGAGGTGTACCGAGAGTTCTGCTATGACGGGAAGGAGTTCACCAGTGTCCTTTCCTTTGAGGAGTTCAGTGACCGGGTCATCTGTGTTGACAGTTTCTCAAAACGATACAGCATGTGTGGAGCTAGAATTGGTGCCTTGGTGAGCAAGAACAAGGAAGTCTTGGAGAATGCACTCAAGCTCTCCCAGGCTCGCTTGTGTCCTCCTGACATTGAGCAGGTAGCTGCTCTTGCTGCGTTAAGTACTGATGACTCATATCTTCGTGAAGTAAAGATTGAGTATGAGAAGAGAAGGGATTTCATTGTTGATGCGTTGCAGAAAATCGACGGGGTGAAAGTGAGCAACCCCAAGGGTGCTTTCTATCTTGTGGCAGAACTCCCAGTGGATGATGCAGAGTCATTTGCTACATTCATGCTTCGTGACTTCAATTTGAATGGGGAGACGGTCATGGTCGCCCCCTGTGAGGATTTCTATGTGACCAAAGGGTTGGGCCACCGACAGGTAAGAATTGCCTACGTGCTCAACACCGATGATCTGGCAAGGGCAGCAGCCTGCATTGAAGCAGGCCTTGCTGCTTACCGCGCTCAGATGTGA
- a CDS encoding class III extradiol ring-cleavage dioxygenase, giving the protein MKANVVYLSHGGGPLPLLGDPSHRAMVRFMRQLGEDLPRPKAIVVVSAHWEEEIPTLTASPSPPLLYDYYGFPKEAYEITYPAMGSPALAKKIADLLGNAVLDEKRGFDHGMFIPLSLMYPDASIPTIQISLLSSLSAAEHWRLGEKLRPLLDKDILFIGSGFSFHNMRQFWREDDEQNHAFQDFLIETCCMDTATQNRKQALIQWERAPYARYCHPREEHLLPLLVCQSLAGGAADLIFDDKIIERRAVAFHWS; this is encoded by the coding sequence ATGAAAGCGAACGTTGTCTATCTTTCTCATGGTGGGGGACCGCTTCCCCTCCTGGGTGACCCTTCTCATAGAGCGATGGTACGGTTCATGAGACAGCTTGGAGAAGATCTGCCACGGCCAAAGGCCATCGTCGTGGTGAGTGCTCATTGGGAGGAAGAGATCCCCACACTTACTGCTTCCCCAAGCCCTCCATTGCTGTATGACTATTATGGCTTTCCTAAAGAAGCATATGAGATTACCTACCCAGCTATGGGTAGTCCTGCTCTCGCCAAGAAGATCGCAGATCTGCTCGGTAACGCTGTCTTGGATGAGAAACGTGGTTTTGACCATGGAATGTTCATTCCACTCAGCCTGATGTATCCTGATGCCTCCATTCCCACCATACAGATCTCACTTCTCTCTTCACTCTCAGCTGCTGAACACTGGCGACTGGGTGAGAAACTCAGGCCCTTGCTTGATAAAGATATTCTCTTTATTGGTTCAGGATTTTCGTTTCATAACATGCGGCAATTCTGGAGAGAGGATGATGAACAGAACCATGCATTCCAGGACTTCCTCATTGAGACTTGCTGTATGGATACTGCAACCCAGAACAGGAAGCAGGCATTGATCCAATGGGAAAGAGCTCCCTATGCCAGATATTGTCACCCAAGAGAGGAACACCTGCTGCCACTGCTCGTCTGCCAGTCCCTTGCCGGTGGGGCAGCTGACTTGATTTTCGATGACAAGATCATTGAACGCAGGGCGGTTGCCTTCCACTGGAGTTGA
- a CDS encoding radical SAM protein has protein sequence MDTQSKLDILSRDAQYDLSCACGTKNPDEHRKRNSKGSGWLYPTTTASGGPGIILKTLLGNRCTNDCKYCPLRTGQDFRPVALSPSEMASFFYDFQAKRPLLGLFLSSAVMGDAGGTMEMLVSTAKILRNRYHYKGYIHLKVIPGSTKESIDEALKYASALSLNIETPGEKHFSKLTDAKNYIQDILEPLKYIASQTARGSQYQRVHTSSQFIVGASNELDKEILLYTSRMYKELHMGRLYFSAYQRGLGDPTLPGEQIAIPVQEQLELFEEMPMAPVQDQGLLTREHRLYQADWLLRKYGFDFEELSFEQEGNLSLHDDPKLAWAKANIDFYPLSIKRSPKEALLRVPGLGPIYVNRIIDRRRNTPISCLEDLHLPFSTLEKARPFITM, from the coding sequence ATGGATACGCAAAGCAAATTGGATATCTTGAGTCGTGACGCCCAGTATGATCTTAGCTGTGCCTGTGGGACAAAAAACCCTGATGAACACCGTAAACGGAACAGCAAGGGTAGTGGATGGCTCTATCCTACCACAACCGCAAGTGGAGGACCTGGTATCATTCTCAAGACATTGCTGGGAAATCGGTGTACCAACGACTGTAAGTATTGTCCACTCAGAACAGGGCAAGACTTTCGTCCTGTAGCACTGTCTCCTTCAGAGATGGCGTCCTTTTTTTATGATTTCCAGGCAAAAAGGCCGCTTCTTGGGTTGTTCCTCTCCAGTGCTGTTATGGGAGATGCAGGAGGGACTATGGAGATGCTAGTTTCCACTGCCAAAATCTTGAGGAACCGTTACCATTACAAGGGGTATATCCATTTGAAGGTAATCCCGGGATCGACCAAGGAGAGTATTGATGAAGCTCTCAAGTACGCAAGTGCACTTTCCTTGAATATCGAAACACCGGGGGAGAAACATTTTTCCAAGCTTACTGATGCCAAAAACTATATACAGGATATTCTGGAGCCTCTCAAGTATATTGCCAGTCAGACAGCAAGAGGTAGTCAATATCAACGAGTACATACCTCCAGTCAGTTCATAGTTGGCGCCAGCAATGAGCTGGATAAGGAAATCTTGTTGTACACAAGTCGTATGTACAAGGAACTGCATATGGGGAGGCTCTATTTCAGTGCCTACCAGCGGGGGTTGGGGGACCCAACACTCCCCGGTGAGCAGATTGCCATTCCAGTCCAGGAACAACTGGAACTGTTCGAGGAGATGCCCATGGCTCCTGTTCAGGATCAAGGGCTGCTGACAAGGGAACACCGACTCTACCAAGCCGATTGGCTCTTACGGAAATATGGGTTTGATTTTGAGGAGTTATCCTTCGAACAGGAAGGCAATCTCAGCCTCCATGATGACCCTAAGCTTGCTTGGGCAAAAGCCAACATCGATTTTTATCCACTCTCTATCAAGCGCTCCCCAAAGGAAGCTTTACTCCGGGTTCCCGGTCTTGGCCCTATCTATGTGAATCGAATCATCGATAGAAGGCGTAATACTCCTATATCGTGCCTCGAAGATTTGCATCTTCCTTTCTCAACCTTGGAAAAAGCTCGGCCATTTATCACCATGTAA
- a CDS encoding Na/Pi cotransporter family protein, with protein MNTIVIFFQIVGSLGLFLFGIKLLSEGLQKTAGDKMKAVLKLMTKNRLVSILTGILITIIIQSSSATTVMVVSFVNAGLMGLTQAIGVILGANIGTTFTGWLVALLGFKLDITVLALISIAFAGPLMFSKKAQQRDIADVLLGFGILFLGLNFMSHSIPDITGNVDALAFLSAINNDTLWINLLCIILGTVITIVVQSSSAAMAMTLTMAYNGWLGVTAAAAMILGSNIGTTITAYLASIGTSTTAKRAAWAHIIFNVFGSLISLALFHPLLTFVNWITPGNIYALSGTALSSQLPLFLAMFHTVFNVINTVIFFPFVNQYARFIKRLVPAKAEYDEGTYHFKYIGGIFIDSPEIYMLAIRDEIKKMANLACNMLTRYRGMFNNPSANMESDIQAMKKDEEYADQMQEQLSDFCVHLLQDSQTPTNASSLNCLIRVMDELESVTDSCFNLTMLSQRRFAQGWVFDEETDKDLKAYQQIVQDFLDYIRDRMDKTLTKAEMQMANEYEEQINSYRNRLSETVQERLSEGKADVRVELLILEKIRHLEHIGDYCTNIAEAYHQAVKHTPMLQKRSNKSVSSL; from the coding sequence ATGAATACCATTGTGATCTTTTTCCAGATTGTCGGCAGCTTGGGTCTTTTCCTGTTTGGAATAAAACTCCTTAGTGAAGGCCTCCAGAAGACTGCCGGTGACAAGATGAAGGCAGTCCTTAAACTCATGACTAAAAACCGGTTGGTATCCATCCTTACCGGTATTCTCATTACCATAATCATCCAGAGTTCTTCAGCAACAACGGTCATGGTAGTAAGTTTTGTCAACGCAGGACTGATGGGGCTTACCCAAGCCATCGGAGTCATCCTCGGTGCAAACATCGGTACCACATTTACCGGTTGGTTGGTGGCACTGTTGGGATTCAAGCTCGATATCACCGTTCTGGCACTCATTTCTATTGCCTTTGCCGGTCCATTGATGTTCAGCAAGAAAGCACAGCAGCGTGACATCGCAGACGTTTTACTGGGATTCGGCATTCTCTTCCTCGGCCTGAATTTCATGAGCCATTCAATCCCGGACATTACCGGTAATGTGGATGCCTTGGCATTCCTGTCTGCGATCAACAATGATACGCTCTGGATTAATCTTCTCTGTATCATTCTTGGAACTGTTATTACCATTGTTGTTCAGTCTTCCTCAGCTGCCATGGCAATGACCCTTACCATGGCATACAACGGATGGCTTGGTGTTACTGCAGCGGCTGCCATGATTCTTGGCTCCAATATCGGAACAACCATCACCGCGTACCTCGCTTCCATCGGAACGAGCACTACTGCAAAACGTGCTGCTTGGGCACATATCATTTTCAACGTCTTTGGTAGCTTGATATCCTTGGCCCTATTCCACCCGCTATTGACGTTTGTCAATTGGATTACGCCCGGCAATATCTATGCACTATCCGGCACAGCCCTCAGTAGTCAACTGCCACTCTTTCTTGCCATGTTCCACACGGTATTCAATGTTATCAACACCGTCATTTTCTTCCCATTCGTTAATCAATATGCCAGATTCATCAAGCGCCTCGTACCTGCAAAGGCTGAGTATGACGAAGGAACCTACCACTTCAAATATATCGGTGGTATCTTCATTGACAGTCCTGAAATCTACATGTTGGCGATCAGAGATGAAATAAAGAAGATGGCAAACCTTGCTTGTAATATGCTTACCCGCTATCGTGGTATGTTCAACAACCCAAGCGCAAACATGGAGAGTGATATCCAGGCAATGAAAAAGGACGAGGAGTATGCCGACCAGATGCAGGAACAACTTTCTGATTTCTGCGTACACCTTCTGCAGGACTCCCAAACTCCTACCAATGCATCTTCCCTCAACTGCCTTATCAGAGTCATGGATGAACTGGAGTCGGTAACCGACAGTTGCTTCAACCTGACCATGCTCAGCCAGAGACGATTTGCCCAAGGATGGGTCTTCGATGAGGAGACTGACAAGGACCTCAAGGCTTACCAGCAGATTGTTCAGGACTTCCTTGACTACATCCGTGACCGGATGGATAAGACCCTTACCAAAGCCGAGATGCAGATGGCCAATGAGTATGAGGAACAGATCAACAGCTACCGTAACCGGCTGAGCGAAACCGTCCAGGAACGGCTGAGTGAAGGAAAGGCTGATGTACGCGTAGAGCTCTTGATCCTTGAGAAAATCAGGCACCTTGAGCATATCGGTGACTACTGCACCAATATTGCCGAAGCCTACCACCAGGCAGTGAAACATACTCCGATGTTGCAAAAACGCAGTAACAAGAGTGTTTCAAGCCTGTAA
- the trxA gene encoding thioredoxin: MSEMIVTDDNFKEEILQADKLVLVDFWAPWCGPCKMIGPAVSQLAQKYADTLKVAKVNVDEAGSLANMFNVNSIPTLMLFKDGEVVDQRMGAASLSVIEGFVKQHL; this comes from the coding sequence ATGAGTGAAATGATCGTAACTGACGACAACTTCAAAGAGGAAATACTCCAGGCTGATAAGCTGGTATTGGTGGATTTCTGGGCCCCTTGGTGTGGTCCCTGTAAAATGATCGGACCAGCGGTATCGCAGCTCGCGCAGAAGTATGCTGATACACTGAAAGTCGCGAAAGTGAACGTGGACGAGGCAGGAAGCCTCGCAAACATGTTCAATGTAAATTCAATCCCCACCTTGATGCTGTTCAAGGATGGAGAGGTGGTTGACCAGAGAATGGGCGCAGCCTCCCTTTCCGTAATTGAAGGATTCGTCAAACAACATCTGTAA
- a CDS encoding MFS transporter, with the protein MPRRFASSFLNLGKSSAIYHHVKKGLVVSPANPYNASMVSLYASFFFVFGIMAVVNPYLQVMIRNLGYSHDVVGFLLAVFETAGIVGPLLVARHVDKHGSGKNTILLGTVLSALGVLLLMYSTSIWMTMFALILLAFFLRSLVPVIDSYANNRLNGDAQKYSFLRSGGTIGFVLFSLLLAITGKPDLTSNSSIGLYALVTFFLFMLPVLAWKRDPKRREMPPATSDNAEGKWYDLAFVIGLVIIGLNRISMSSIASFFSLYLVEELGVNAISLMNAIASSSEFGALILAGYLLQRKKVLPVHLLMISSAAMVVRLLIYALVPTFGGALVAQFLHSLCYGFFHPAAIFLVARRVKRSHRTLGMSMYVSLGIGLPTVLGSSLGGLILEQFGYRVLFMGYSLFALASVMVGLGTYKRMTSSTLESI; encoded by the coding sequence GTGCCTCGAAGATTTGCATCTTCCTTTCTCAACCTTGGAAAAAGCTCGGCCATTTATCACCATGTAAAGAAAGGCCTTGTTGTCTCTCCTGCAAATCCCTACAATGCATCCATGGTCAGTCTCTATGCATCCTTCTTTTTTGTATTTGGCATCATGGCAGTGGTCAATCCGTACCTGCAGGTGATGATCAGAAACCTTGGTTACTCACATGATGTTGTGGGGTTTCTTCTTGCTGTTTTTGAAACTGCTGGTATTGTCGGACCCTTGTTGGTTGCGCGTCATGTCGATAAGCATGGATCTGGCAAGAATACGATACTTCTCGGTACAGTCCTATCTGCCTTGGGTGTGTTGCTGCTGATGTACTCCACTTCCATTTGGATGACGATGTTTGCATTGATACTTCTGGCTTTCTTCCTCCGGTCTCTGGTTCCCGTTATTGATAGCTATGCGAACAATCGATTGAATGGTGATGCGCAGAAATACTCCTTTCTCAGAAGTGGTGGCACGATTGGTTTTGTACTGTTCTCATTATTACTGGCGATAACCGGTAAACCAGATCTTACCAGCAATAGCAGCATAGGCTTATATGCCTTGGTAACATTTTTCCTATTTATGTTGCCGGTATTGGCTTGGAAGAGGGATCCAAAACGAAGGGAGATGCCACCTGCTACCTCAGATAATGCTGAAGGGAAGTGGTATGATCTTGCATTTGTGATTGGCCTGGTGATCATTGGTTTGAACCGTATCAGCATGTCCTCCATTGCCAGCTTCTTTTCGTTGTATCTCGTGGAGGAGTTGGGGGTTAATGCTATCAGCTTGATGAATGCAATTGCATCGAGCAGTGAGTTTGGTGCCCTCATCCTTGCTGGCTATCTACTACAAAGAAAAAAGGTACTTCCTGTCCACCTATTGATGATCAGCAGTGCTGCAATGGTGGTTCGTCTGCTCATCTATGCGCTGGTCCCAACCTTTGGGGGTGCATTGGTTGCCCAGTTCCTTCATAGTCTTTGTTATGGATTTTTCCATCCTGCTGCAATTTTTCTGGTTGCTCGAAGGGTGAAGCGTTCTCACAGGACGCTTGGTATGTCTATGTATGTTTCGCTTGGAATAGGTCTGCCTACCGTACTTGGATCCAGTCTAGGAGGGCTTATTCTTGAACAGTTTGGATATCGTGTCCTGTTCATGGGGTATTCCCTGTTTGCATTGGCTTCTGTTATGGTAGGTCTTGGTACTTATAAACGTATGACCTCAAGTACGCTGGAATCTATATGA
- the argH gene encoding argininosuccinate lyase, translating into MSKLWQKDYSLDSLMEEFTVSNDYILDQQLVIADCLGSIAHARGLHQIGILDAEEIASLEEGLQKIISLKMEDSFPITKENEDCHTAIEGFLTEEYGEVGKKIHTGRSRNDQVQTALRIWMREFTLKLCRATGELCETLLSFAEKYAEVPMPGRTHMQIAMPSSLGLWAASYAEELYDEAQHLMHLSWLFDQSPLGSAASYGVPLPLDRQFTAEQMGFTRVQNNVLYANNSRGKFEAILLDGCDYIALTLSKLAQDLILFTLPEFGYFSLPKELCTGSSIMPQKKNPDGLELARSRSSVVSSCAARVKSIIRSLPSGYNRDFQDTKEPLLTGTKATWQLVQIFGRMMDGLQVNEDALIAGCTPELYATDVVLQGVLEGKNFRDTYKDVGLHLEQVAKADPLQTIMNRSSIGTTGNLGLDEDQLFVSLMKSGCDDVLASFEKAYQELSGLEGVETVLY; encoded by the coding sequence ATGTCCAAGCTTTGGCAGAAAGATTATTCACTCGATTCCTTGATGGAAGAATTCACCGTCAGCAACGATTACATTCTGGACCAGCAATTGGTTATCGCCGATTGCCTGGGTTCAATCGCTCATGCACGAGGATTGCATCAAATAGGAATTCTGGATGCAGAGGAAATTGCATCCCTGGAAGAGGGTTTGCAAAAAATCATTTCCCTTAAAATGGAAGACTCATTTCCCATTACCAAGGAGAATGAAGATTGCCATACGGCTATCGAGGGGTTCCTGACCGAAGAGTATGGTGAGGTAGGAAAGAAAATTCATACAGGACGGAGTAGGAATGACCAGGTACAGACTGCCCTGAGAATTTGGATGCGTGAATTCACCCTAAAGCTCTGCAGGGCTACTGGAGAGCTCTGTGAGACTCTGCTCTCCTTTGCAGAGAAGTATGCAGAGGTTCCCATGCCGGGGCGCACCCATATGCAGATTGCCATGCCATCTTCCCTTGGTCTCTGGGCAGCAAGTTATGCTGAGGAGCTTTATGATGAGGCACAGCATTTGATGCACCTCTCTTGGCTGTTCGACCAGAGCCCACTTGGCTCTGCAGCCAGTTATGGTGTCCCCCTGCCGTTGGATAGGCAATTCACTGCCGAGCAGATGGGCTTCACCCGTGTGCAGAACAATGTCCTGTATGCAAACAACAGCAGGGGTAAGTTTGAGGCAATCCTTCTCGATGGTTGTGATTATATTGCACTTACCCTGAGCAAGCTTGCCCAGGACTTGATCCTGTTCACCCTCCCTGAGTTTGGGTATTTCTCCCTTCCCAAGGAGCTCTGTACAGGTTCTTCCATCATGCCACAGAAGAAGAATCCTGATGGACTCGAACTTGCAAGAAGTCGCTCCTCGGTGGTTTCCAGTTGCGCGGCAAGGGTAAAATCGATTATCAGGAGTCTCCCCTCCGGCTACAACCGTGATTTCCAGGATACCAAGGAGCCGCTGCTGACTGGAACAAAGGCCACATGGCAGTTGGTGCAGATTTTCGGCAGGATGATGGATGGACTACAAGTCAATGAAGATGCCTTGATCGCAGGTTGTACCCCTGAGCTGTATGCCACCGATGTGGTCCTCCAGGGAGTGCTTGAAGGAAAGAATTTCCGTGATACCTACAAGGATGTAGGGTTGCATCTTGAGCAGGTCGCTAAGGCTGATCCCCTGCAGACCATCATGAACAGAAGCAGTATCGGAACCACGGGTAACCTTGGCTTGGATGAAGACCAGCTCTTCGTCTCCCTGATGAAAAGCGGGTGTGATGATGTGCTTGCCAGTTTTGAGAAAGCATATCAGGAGCTTAGTGGACTGGAAGGGGTTGAGACTGTCCTGTACTAG
- a CDS encoding DMT family transporter, which yields MDEPIVVLPRARILGHLAVISTMTFWAVTFVSTKLLLVAFTPAQILMVRSLLGLVLLFLINPRSVGYSSRKDRALVAAAGTMGIFLYYYLENTALVYTSASNVGVIVATAPFFTLMATHFFLKEDSLKKNYFLGFVISMAGIILLTVGDGTALDINPFGDFLALVAIMMWGLYTVLTRLVARRGYSNLLVTRDMFFYALIIQVVVLLIEGKPFDFQAMVTAPYLYHLLFLGFIASAFCFVSWNYGLRTIGVVKSSFYLYLSPIITIVFASLVLGETFTAMDAIGTACTLAGLLISEYRRR from the coding sequence ATGGATGAACCTATCGTTGTGTTGCCGAGGGCCCGTATACTGGGCCATCTTGCGGTGATCAGTACCATGACATTCTGGGCTGTTACCTTTGTTTCGACTAAGTTGCTCTTGGTTGCCTTTACTCCTGCCCAAATCCTGATGGTCCGCTCTCTGCTTGGGTTGGTTCTTTTATTTCTCATAAATCCCAGAAGCGTGGGATACTCCTCACGCAAGGACCGGGCACTGGTGGCAGCAGCTGGAACGATGGGAATCTTCCTCTACTACTATCTGGAGAATACTGCTCTGGTCTATACCAGTGCGAGCAATGTAGGGGTAATTGTTGCTACTGCACCGTTTTTTACCCTCATGGCAACGCATTTTTTCTTGAAGGAAGATTCCTTGAAGAAAAACTATTTTCTTGGGTTTGTAATCTCAATGGCAGGAATAATCTTGCTGACTGTTGGGGATGGGACAGCTCTGGATATCAATCCTTTTGGGGATTTCCTTGCTTTGGTGGCCATTATGATGTGGGGACTCTATACCGTGCTGACACGTTTGGTTGCGCGAAGGGGATACTCGAATCTTCTTGTGACGAGGGACATGTTTTTCTATGCGCTCATCATCCAGGTGGTGGTATTGCTTATTGAGGGAAAACCTTTCGACTTTCAAGCAATGGTGACAGCTCCCTATCTTTATCATTTGTTGTTTCTTGGATTTATTGCTTCTGCTTTCTGTTTTGTGTCCTGGAATTATGGTCTACGTACCATTGGTGTGGTCAAGAGTTCCTTTTACCTCTACCTGAGCCCGATTATCACAATTGTGTTTGCTTCCTTGGTACTTGGGGAGACCTTTACGGCAATGGATGCAATTGGAACTGCATGTACCTTGGCAGGTCTTCTGATAAGTGAATATCGAAGGAGGTAA
- the prs gene encoding ribose-phosphate diphosphokinase encodes MSIIKPHKLGIISGPGSEYFTGKVVKHLRRLYLERYEKLSSALAKRHGMREDEILKTVTLMDDLNNKRIPRSKCPTTFQCPDFTIKVKYTKFANGEEKAEILDAVRGLRIFIVYDVSNMEPVKVAGSDEPVSLSVNDHLMFLFTTINALQLAGAESVTLVLPTYPYSRQHKKGAREALTAAMFGHMCEMLGVERIITLDIHSREIENSFSKLHLENLHASYQVLIALRKIIDFSDPDLVVVAPDTGAISRNKFYAQALHRPLAMLYKERDYSIVSRDAKHSNIKSINLLGDVKGKTVLIADDMLATGGTMIIAMRELMNLGAKKIICMVSLPFFNAGAVEDFDMAYKEGIFYRIIGTNSVFHGRDLLDKEWYVQADITELFARVISRLHHGRSISPLLDNRKFIQILIDNTQAQAQAQSQEPKPGASASNPESK; translated from the coding sequence ATGAGCATCATCAAACCCCATAAACTTGGGATTATCTCGGGCCCAGGTTCGGAATATTTTACGGGAAAGGTGGTAAAACACCTCCGTCGTCTCTATCTTGAACGGTATGAAAAACTGTCCAGTGCATTGGCTAAGCGTCATGGTATGCGTGAGGATGAGATTCTCAAGACCGTCACATTGATGGATGACTTGAACAACAAGCGAATACCAAGAAGCAAATGCCCGACGACGTTCCAGTGTCCTGATTTTACCATCAAGGTAAAATATACCAAGTTTGCAAATGGGGAAGAGAAGGCTGAGATTCTTGATGCAGTCAGGGGTTTAAGAATCTTCATTGTCTATGATGTATCCAATATGGAACCTGTTAAGGTTGCTGGCTCTGATGAACCGGTCAGCCTTTCGGTCAATGACCATCTTATGTTCCTCTTTACCACAATCAATGCACTCCAACTTGCAGGAGCTGAGAGTGTTACCTTGGTACTTCCCACCTACCCTTATTCACGGCAACATAAGAAAGGTGCACGTGAGGCACTCACTGCTGCCATGTTTGGCCACATGTGTGAGATGTTGGGAGTTGAGCGTATTATTACCCTTGATATCCATAGCCGAGAGATTGAGAACAGTTTCTCAAAGCTTCATCTTGAAAATCTGCATGCTTCTTACCAGGTTCTGATTGCGCTTCGCAAGATTATAGATTTCAGTGATCCTGATCTTGTGGTGGTTGCCCCCGATACCGGGGCTATCAGCAGGAACAAGTTCTATGCCCAAGCCTTGCACCGCCCATTGGCAATGTTGTACAAGGAACGCGATTACTCCATTGTAAGTCGTGATGCTAAACACTCCAATATCAAGAGCATTAACCTGCTTGGTGATGTGAAGGGCAAGACTGTGCTTATTGCCGATGATATGCTTGCAACCGGTGGAACCATGATTATCGCAATGCGTGAATTGATGAACCTTGGTGCGAAAAAGATCATCTGTATGGTAAGTCTTCCTTTCTTCAATGCAGGAGCTGTAGAAGATTTTGACATGGCCTATAAGGAAGGTATTTTCTATCGGATCATCGGTACAAACTCCGTATTCCACGGACGTGACCTGCTTGATAAAGAGTGGTATGTGCAAGCTGATATAACCGAGCTGTTTGCTCGTGTTATCAGCCGTTTGCACCACGGCCGTTCCATCAGCCCTCTGCTTGATAACCGCAAATTCATCCAGATTCTTATCGATAACACGCAAGCTCAGGCTCAGGCCCAGTCGCAAGAGCCAAAACCGGGAGCTAGCGCTAGTAACCCGGAGAGCAAGTAG
- a CDS encoding secondary thiamine-phosphate synthase enzyme YjbQ yields the protein MMTYRKELWFHLNKRRGLVNITDAVQEAVDECGIREGLVLVNAMNITSSVFINAVETGLHEDFEIWLEKLAPELPYEQYNHNTEKEHNADGHLKRSVMGREAVIAITGGKLDFGSWEEIFYYDFDGMRDKHVLIKIIGE from the coding sequence ATGATGACCTATCGAAAGGAACTCTGGTTTCACCTCAACAAACGACGAGGACTCGTCAATATCACTGATGCTGTGCAGGAAGCAGTTGATGAGTGCGGAATTAGAGAAGGACTGGTCTTGGTCAATGCGATGAACATTACCAGTAGCGTGTTCATCAATGCCGTGGAAACGGGATTGCATGAAGATTTCGAGATCTGGCTGGAGAAATTGGCCCCCGAACTGCCCTACGAGCAGTACAACCACAACACAGAAAAGGAACATAATGCAGATGGCCACCTCAAGCGATCGGTCATGGGGCGAGAGGCGGTCATTGCAATTACAGGAGGAAAACTCGACTTTGGCTCTTGGGAAGAGATCTTCTACTATGATTTTGATGGCATGAGAGACAAACATGTCCTCATCAAGATCATCGGAGAATAG